From one Triticum aestivum cultivar Chinese Spring chromosome 4B, IWGSC CS RefSeq v2.1, whole genome shotgun sequence genomic stretch:
- the LOC123095050 gene encoding mitogen-activated protein kinase kinase 9-like has translation MALVRQRRQLPHLTLPLDHFALRAPPPPPPAVAPCEGLARLSDYERISQLGQGNGGTVFKARHRRTAQQVALKLFAAGDGDPSAAREAEILMLASGAPHVVRLHAVIPSPAAEQPAALALELVSGGSLAGLLRALGRPMGERPIAAVARQALLGLAALHALRVVHRDLKPANLLVGAGGEVKIADFGAGKVLRRRLDPCASYVGTAAYMSPERFDPETYSGDYDPYAADVWSLGMAILELYLGHFPLLPAGQRPDWAALMCAICFGEAPEAPAAASDEFRDFVARCLEKKAGRRASVAELLGHPFIAERDAEEAQRCLAALVAEAAELGDQ, from the coding sequence ATGGCTCTCGTCCGGCAGCGCCGCCAGCTACCCCACCTCACCCTCCCGCTCGACCACTTCGCCctgcgcgccccgccgccgccgccccccgccgtcGCGCCGTGCGAGGGCCTCGCCCGCCTCTCCGACTACGAGAGGATCTCCCAGCTCGGCCAGGGCAACGGCGGCACCGTCTTCAAGGCGCGCCACCGCCGCACCGCGCAGCAGGTCGCGCTCAAGCTCTTCGCCGCGGGGGACGGGGATCCCTCCGCGGCCCGCGAGGCCGAGATACTCATGCTCGCCTCGGGCGCGCCGCACGTCGTGCGCCTCCACGCCGTCATCCCGTCGCCCGCGGCGGAGCAGCCGGCGGCGCTGGCGCTCGAGCTCGTGTCGGGGGGCTCCCTCGCGGGCCTCCTccgcgcgctgggccggcccatggggGAGCGCCCCATCGCCGCCGTGGCGCGGCAGGCGCTGCTGGGGCTCGCGGCCCTGCACGCGCTCCGCGTCGTGCACCGCGACCTCAAGCCCGCGAACCTGCTGGTCGGCGCGGGCGGCGAGGTGAAGATCGCCGACTTCGGCGCCGGCAAGGTCCTGCGGCGGCGGCTGGACCCCTGCGCGTCCTACGTCGGCACGGCCGCCTACATGTCCCCGGAGCGGTTCGACCCGGAGACCTACTCCGGCGACTACGACCCGTACGCGGCGGACGTGTGGAGCCTCGGTATGGCGATCCTGGAGTTGTACCTGGGCCACTTCCCGCTCCTCCCCGCGGGGCAGCGCCCGGACTGGGCCGCGCTCATGTGCGCCATCTGCTTCGGCGAGGCGCCCGAGGCCCCCGCCGCGGCGTCGGACGAGTTCCGGGACTTCGTGGCCCGGTGCCTGGAGAAGAAGGCCGGGCGGCGCGCGTCCGTGGCGGAGCTGCTCGGGCACCCCTTCATCGCGGAGCGCGACGCGGAGGAGGCGCAGCGCTGCCTCGCCGCgctggtggcggaggcggcggagctgGGCGACCAGTAG
- the LOC123095051 gene encoding uncharacterized protein, producing MGTSGTAGMSSTTSSVAANVDGIRIVQFQSEFYIPDLTFCGLEVRSSRRCPGHGLIPARRVAWGGASSGRRFLGCPLDLPDECDWVVWIDPPSTERVGRAFEELHAGLEKS from the exons ATGGGTACGTCAGGCACGGCGGGCATGTCTTCTACGACCTCGTCGGTGGCCGCCAAT GTTGATGGCATCAGGATAGTTCAGTTTCAATCGGAGTTCTACATCCCCGATCTGACATTCTGTGGCCTTGAGGTTCGGTCGTCGCGACGCTGCCCTGGGCACGGGCTAATTCCTGCTCGTCGCGTCGCGTGGGGAGGAGCAAGTTCCGGCAGAAGGTTTCTCGGCTGCCCTCTTGAT CTTCCTGATGAATGTGACTGGGTTGTCTGGATTGACCCGCCATCGACCGAACGTGTTGGTCGTGCATTTGAGGAGCTTCATGCAGGATTGGAGAAGAGCTGA